From a region of the Corallococcus coralloides DSM 2259 genome:
- a CDS encoding type 2 lanthipeptide synthetase LanM family protein, whose amino-acid sequence MRVGSKMGAWERAAFLHEREAEGEAPSAPALQQAESRHQAWRRSTLGDEASFDERLRGVGLDAAAFVRRLAGSAPRPEALTWLPLLEEVLADGAADIALPSPVDSGPRMRVPSLTRRFLQLGLRRLRTGVEALAARTGCAPDALLDARAEAWLMDALEQRLIQTATRSLVLELNVARLRGELQGETPQARFEHFALRHLEVPGRLAAFLAEYPVLARLLVTALERWTRTSLELLTHLAEDREALVAVLGAGVDPGPLVEARTGAGDLHREGRSVALLTFRSGLRVVYKPRSLEVESRYQDLLEQLERWGLRHPHRRLKVLTRASHGWVEHVETGGCDDRDAVARFYWRQGSHLALVYLLRGVDLHSGNLLAAGELPVLVDLEGLFHQLPAPRADDTAASRAVLFLERSVISSGLLPTLMFGREGRAGVELSGLGGEAGQLFPHATPTLEDRARDTLHVVRRQPTTAAAHNRPLLQGRPVDATAFGASIEEGFQETYALLLQHREKVARTLEGFRDVEVRHIARATMRYGFLLQEGLHPDFLRDALDRDQLLDKLWAEVRVRPSLAGLTHSEHEDLRLGDVPVFIARPGSRHVWDSRGRCIADHLPRAGLDGSFQLLESLSPEDCAEQVALIRQSLVTLEREQETVTPRASVTAAGEALPPPATPDACLAGAVQLGERLAARAIQGAHDAGWIGVGLQDLERRRWGLSPLRTDLFDGVGGVALFFGYLAAVTGREDFATLARRAAVPVREQWRASESQDPSGVGAFSGRAANVYVLGHLAVALGDAALLDEVHAGLGSLEARIDADTALDLIAGVAGTALVLTRLHQQTGSEEALRLARKCGERMLQTASDSEHGGRAWVVPAAGRALTGLAHGAAGFVWALLELATLTGDERYREAARQGLAFERALFVPERGNWKDLRTSKEGEPLVPGGFMTAWCNGAAGGVLARLLSLRHLDDARLRDELRAGLATVQREGFGGSHCLCHGDVGNLEVLHLAGEVLGDEAWKEAARSRAARVLAQGQDGAWRCGLPKYTEAPGLMLGLAGIGMGLLRLAAPDFVPSVLALQAPRVPGPRG is encoded by the coding sequence GGCGTGGGGCTGGACGCGGCGGCCTTCGTGCGCAGGCTCGCCGGAAGCGCCCCGCGGCCGGAAGCGCTGACGTGGCTGCCGCTCCTGGAAGAGGTGCTGGCGGACGGCGCGGCCGACATCGCCCTCCCCTCTCCCGTGGACTCGGGTCCACGGATGCGCGTGCCGTCCCTGACGCGCCGGTTCCTCCAACTGGGATTGCGCCGGCTGCGGACCGGCGTGGAGGCCTTGGCCGCCCGGACCGGGTGTGCCCCCGACGCGTTGCTGGACGCGCGCGCCGAAGCCTGGCTCATGGACGCGCTGGAGCAGCGGCTGATACAGACCGCGACCCGGTCGCTGGTGCTGGAGCTCAACGTGGCCCGGCTGCGCGGAGAGCTGCAGGGCGAAACGCCCCAGGCGCGCTTCGAGCACTTCGCCCTGCGCCACCTGGAAGTCCCGGGCCGGCTCGCCGCGTTCCTGGCGGAGTACCCGGTGCTGGCGCGGCTCCTGGTGACGGCCCTGGAGCGCTGGACCCGGACGAGCCTGGAGCTGCTGACACATCTGGCGGAGGACCGGGAGGCCCTGGTGGCAGTGCTCGGCGCGGGGGTGGATCCGGGACCGCTCGTGGAGGCTCGCACCGGCGCGGGAGACCTGCACCGCGAGGGCCGCAGCGTGGCGCTGCTGACCTTCCGCTCCGGCCTGCGGGTCGTCTACAAGCCGCGGTCGCTGGAGGTCGAGTCGCGCTACCAGGACCTGCTGGAACAGCTGGAGCGCTGGGGGCTGCGCCATCCCCATCGCCGGCTGAAGGTGCTGACGCGCGCGTCGCATGGCTGGGTGGAGCACGTCGAGACCGGCGGGTGCGACGACCGCGACGCCGTGGCGCGCTTCTACTGGCGGCAGGGCAGCCACCTGGCGCTGGTGTACCTGCTGCGCGGGGTGGACCTGCACTCCGGCAACCTCCTCGCCGCCGGGGAGCTCCCCGTCCTGGTGGACCTGGAGGGACTCTTCCACCAGCTGCCCGCCCCACGCGCTGACGACACGGCGGCGTCCCGCGCCGTGCTCTTCCTGGAGCGCTCCGTGATCAGCAGCGGCCTGCTGCCCACGCTCATGTTTGGCAGGGAGGGCCGGGCCGGAGTGGAGCTGAGCGGTCTGGGCGGCGAGGCAGGTCAGCTCTTCCCTCACGCCACGCCCACGCTGGAGGACCGGGCCCGGGACACGCTGCACGTCGTCCGCCGGCAGCCGACCACGGCGGCGGCCCACAACCGCCCGCTGCTCCAGGGCCGGCCCGTGGACGCCACGGCGTTCGGGGCAAGCATCGAGGAGGGCTTCCAGGAGACCTACGCGTTGCTGCTCCAGCATCGCGAGAAGGTCGCACGGACACTCGAGGGGTTCCGCGACGTGGAGGTGCGCCACATCGCGCGGGCGACGATGCGCTACGGCTTCCTCCTCCAGGAGGGCCTGCACCCGGACTTCCTGCGCGACGCGCTCGACCGGGACCAGCTGCTCGACAAGCTGTGGGCGGAGGTCCGCGTGCGCCCCTCGCTGGCGGGGCTGACGCACTCCGAGCACGAGGACCTCCGGCTGGGGGACGTGCCCGTCTTCATCGCCCGGCCCGGTTCCCGCCACGTCTGGGACAGCCGGGGGCGCTGCATCGCGGATCACCTGCCGCGCGCCGGCCTGGACGGCTCATTCCAACTGCTGGAGTCCCTCAGCCCCGAGGACTGCGCCGAACAGGTGGCGCTGATCCGCCAGTCCCTGGTGACGCTCGAGCGCGAGCAGGAGACCGTGACGCCCCGCGCGTCGGTGACCGCCGCCGGGGAGGCCCTGCCCCCGCCCGCCACGCCCGACGCATGTCTGGCCGGAGCGGTCCAGTTGGGCGAGCGGCTGGCGGCCCGCGCCATCCAGGGTGCGCACGACGCCGGCTGGATTGGCGTGGGGCTCCAGGACCTGGAGCGCCGTCGCTGGGGGCTCTCTCCCCTGCGCACGGACCTCTTCGACGGCGTGGGGGGCGTTGCGCTCTTCTTCGGCTACCTGGCGGCGGTGACGGGCCGGGAGGACTTCGCGACGCTGGCGCGCAGGGCGGCGGTGCCGGTGCGCGAACAATGGCGCGCGTCCGAGTCCCAGGACCCTTCCGGCGTAGGGGCGTTCTCGGGGCGCGCGGCGAACGTCTACGTCCTCGGTCACCTGGCCGTGGCGCTGGGCGACGCCGCGCTGCTGGATGAAGTCCACGCGGGCCTGGGCTCGCTGGAGGCGAGGATCGACGCGGACACGGCGCTGGACCTGATCGCGGGCGTCGCGGGGACCGCGCTGGTGCTGACGCGGCTCCACCAGCAGACCGGCAGCGAGGAGGCGCTCCGGCTGGCGCGCAAGTGCGGGGAGCGGATGCTCCAGACGGCGAGCGACTCCGAGCACGGAGGACGCGCCTGGGTGGTGCCCGCGGCCGGACGTGCGCTCACGGGCCTGGCCCACGGCGCGGCCGGCTTCGTCTGGGCCCTGCTGGAGTTGGCCACGCTCACCGGAGACGAGCGCTACCGGGAGGCCGCACGTCAGGGATTGGCCTTCGAGCGGGCCCTGTTCGTCCCGGAGCGCGGCAACTGGAAGGATTTGCGCACGTCGAAGGAAGGCGAGCCGCTGGTGCCCGGCGGCTTCATGACAGCCTGGTGCAACGGGGCCGCGGGAGGCGTCCTGGCCCGGCTGCTGTCACTGCGCCACCTGGACGATGCACGGCTGCGCGACGAGCTTCGAGCGGGGCTCGCCACCGTGCAGCGGGAAGGCTTCGGCGGCAGCCACTGCCTGTGCCACGGAGACGTGGGCAACCTGGAGGTGCTGCACCTGGCGGGAGAGGTGCTGGGAGACGAGGCCTGGAAGGAGGCCGCGCGCTCACGGGCCGCACGGGTGCTGGCGCAGGGTCAGGACGGAGCCTGGCGCTGCGGCCTGCCGAAGTACACCGAGGCGCCAGGGCTGATGCTGGGGCTGGCCGGCATCGGGATGGGGCTCCTGCGCCTGGCCGCGCCGGACTTCGTGCCGTCCGTGCTGGCGTTGCAGGCTCCGCGCGTCCCAGGCCCACGCGGCTGA